One segment of Papaver somniferum cultivar HN1 unplaced genomic scaffold, ASM357369v1 unplaced-scaffold_81, whole genome shotgun sequence DNA contains the following:
- the LOC113345564 gene encoding uncharacterized protein LOC113345564: MAMSWSSIIRISLLLLLLIAITTACLTLPVEKILKDFLYWIEHNLGAWGPLVLAVAYIPLTVLAVPASVLTLGGGYLFGLPVGFVADSLGATLGATAAFLLGRTIGRSYVISKLKDYPKFQAVAIAIQRSGFKIVLLLRLVPLLPFNMLNYLLSVTPVSIWEYMLASWLGMMPITFALVYVGTTLKDLSDVTHGWGEITPTRWVVIIGGFVISVVLMVCVTKVAKASLEKALAENDTEIEGMLGSQILPIVADPQSDLHHPLIIKIDNPDADKHEQ, encoded by the exons ATGGCGATGTCTTGGTCTTCTATTATTAGGATCtctcttcttctgcttctcttGATCGCCATTACTACTGCTTGTCTTACTCTTCCCGTCGAAAAG ATTCTAAAGGATTTCTTGTACTGGATTGAGCACAATCTTGGGGCATGGGGTCCACTTGTTTT GGCTGTTGCTTATATTCCACTGACTGTTCTGGCTGTCCCAGCTTCAGTCCTCACT CTTGGGGGTGGGTATCTCTTTGGACTGCCAGTGGGATTTGTTGCTGATTCTCTTGGTGCCACTCTTGGTGCCACGGCTGCGTTTCTTCTTGGAAGAACC ATCGGAAGGTCTTACGTTATTTCTAAGTTGAAGGACTACCCAAAATTTCAGGCAGTTGCTATTGCTATTCAGAGATCTGGATTCAAG ATTGTTTTGCTTCTTCGGCTTGTTCCCCTGCTCCCATTTAACATGCTGAACTACCTCCTGTCTGTTACTCCAGTTAGTATATGGGAGTATATGTTGGCTTCCTGGCTGGGAATGATG CCAATAACATTTGCACTGGTCTATGTGGGGACAACACTGAAGGATCTTTCTGACGTGACACATGGTTGGGGTGAAATAACACCAACTCGCTGG GTTGTCATTATAGGTGGTTTTGTGATATCTG TGGTTCTAATGGTGTGTGTCACTAAAGTGGCAAAAGCATCTTTGGAGAAAGCCTTAGCTGAGAATGATACCGAgattgaaggaatgctaggctcaCAAATTCTACCAATTGTGGCAGACCCACAGTCAGATCTCCACCACCCTCTAATAATCAAAATAGATAATCCAGACGCAGACAAGCATGAACAGTAA
- the LOC113345530 gene encoding uncharacterized protein LOC113345530, which produces MPKFGMFAGGGCICWDEYRDHAQTSSGLGTRVWNLTDRPIELQVRVGSILKKGHTLKPGSSKRLKSKSIYKTYMPVSSGGTCGGEAMKSLLYYYDETCQPYIWVQDSVSDFSRMVKQQYISLEDLRDCSEIKIFRDHQRGCISVRKKARPDFC; this is translated from the coding sequence ATGCCGAAATTTGGCATGTTTGCAGGTGGTGGATGCATATGTTGGGATGAATACCGTGACCATGCTCAGACTTCTTCAGGTCTGGGAACCAGAGTTTGGAATTTGACAGACAGGCCGATAGAGTTGCAAGTAAGGGTGGGATCAATATTGAAGAAGGGTCATACTTTGAAGCCAGGCTCGTCGAAGAGACTTAAATCTAAGAGCATTTACAAAACTTACATGCCGGTGAGCAGTGGCGGTACCTGTGGTGGTGAAGCAATGAAGAGTTTGCTTTACTACTATGATGAAACATGTCAGCCTTATATATGGGTACAGGACAGTGTTAGTGATTTTTCAAGAATGGTGAAGCAACAGTATATTAGTCTTGAAGATTTAAGAGACTGTTCTGAGATTAAAATCTTTAGAGATCACCAGAGAGGTTGTATTTCGGTTCGAAAGAAGGCCAGGCCAGACTTTTGCTGA
- the LOC113345204 gene encoding uncharacterized protein LOC113345204: MEDQEVVIEEVEEVMEDQPKPVQVSEDTSAHYANNYEWEDKKDAKIWARSQGLKKMCIIVQNKQVTPTSFQMVCECSGKYESHWKKGCEYEPKTTRNKGVYNTKKTECPFKLKFKFNGDKNMWYMEKVVSGYHNHPILESLINHPYSARLNPLEKDLVRVLSKRHTRPIDILSGVKVLNAQNSSSLATIYNEREKFRKESWEERVLMQQLLFLFEEEKYSTAFNRNEKNEVEYLFFANPECVQLSRCFHQILFMDFKY, translated from the coding sequence ATGGAAGATCAAGAGGTGGTGATTGAGGAGGTAGAGGAGGTTATGGAAGATCAACCCAAACCTGTGCAAGTTTCCGAGGACACAAGTGCTCACTATGCAAACAACTACGAGTGGGAAGATAAGAAAGATGCAAAGATTTGGGCTCGATCACAAGGGCTGAAAAAAATGTGCatcatagtccagaataaacaagttACACCCACcagctttcaaatggtttgcgagtgtagtggaaaaTATGAGAGTCACTGGAAAAAGGGTTGTGAGTATGAACCAAAAACCACGAGGAATAAGGGAGTATATAATACGAAGAAGACCGAATGCCCTTTtaagcttaaatttaaatttaacgGCGACAAGAATATGTGGTATATGGAAAAGGTCGTCTCCGGTTATCATAATCATCCTATTCTGGAGAGTTTGATCAACCATCCTTATTCGGCAAGGCTCAACCCTTTAGAAAAGGATTTAGTACGCGTGTTGAGTAAAAGACACACAAGACCTATTGATATTCTTAGTGGCGTGAAGGTGTTAAACGCCCAAAACTCATCCTCATTGGCAACTATCTATAacgaaagagaaaaatttagaaaagAGTCATGGGAGGAGAGAGTGCTTATGCaacaattattgtttttgtttgaggaGGAAAAGTACTCTACCGCCTTCAATAGGAATGAAAAAAACGAAGTGGAATATCTTTTCTTCGCGAATCCGGAATGTGTACAATTGTcaagatgctttcatcaaattctcTTTATGGATTTCAAGTATTAA